The following proteins are co-located in the uncultured Draconibacterium sp. genome:
- a CDS encoding alpha/beta hydrolase: MKSNYTSAQAKNEIKQLYFQKLDELPLHYELIKIETTFGDTNVIATGQKDKTPLVLLHGYYCSAPLALDALIGLTKDFRIYAVDILGQANLSAENRLSKTDNTYGKWMYEILSRLNLWNVVLVGISLGGFVTLKTLIFDERRIAKTFLITPDGIAKAHFLTTALKIKLPIALYKRFKNPGHLQELTNNLFSEKNRYYTQLLAIILKNFIPDSANCPLFNKKDVAQISTPLYIFAAKYDILFPGIKLLKRAKKLFPSIQDVWLLKNSKHILRTDDNKLISQIIYAVSTHPKNLLS, from the coding sequence ATGAAATCGAATTATACCAGTGCTCAAGCTAAAAATGAAATTAAACAACTGTATTTCCAAAAGCTGGACGAACTTCCACTGCACTACGAACTGATAAAAATTGAAACCACCTTTGGCGATACAAATGTTATTGCTACCGGGCAAAAGGATAAAACACCACTTGTATTACTTCATGGTTACTACTGTTCGGCGCCACTTGCTCTGGATGCTTTAATCGGATTAACAAAAGACTTCCGCATTTATGCTGTCGACATTTTGGGGCAAGCCAATTTAAGTGCTGAAAACCGTCTTTCAAAAACCGACAACACCTACGGCAAATGGATGTACGAAATTTTATCAAGACTCAACCTTTGGAATGTTGTTTTAGTTGGAATTTCGTTGGGAGGTTTTGTTACTTTAAAAACATTGATATTTGATGAAAGGCGAATCGCTAAAACGTTCCTGATTACACCGGACGGAATTGCAAAAGCTCATTTTCTGACAACTGCACTAAAAATTAAATTGCCCATTGCACTCTATAAACGCTTTAAAAATCCGGGCCATTTGCAAGAATTGACAAACAATCTATTTTCTGAAAAAAATAGGTATTACACACAACTACTGGCAATCATTCTTAAAAATTTCATTCCAGATTCTGCCAACTGCCCATTATTTAACAAAAAAGATGTTGCACAAATAAGCACACCTTTGTACATTTTTGCTGCCAAATACGATATACTTTTTCCGGGCATCAAGCTTTTAAAACGTGCGAAAAAACTATTCCCATCCATTCAGGATGTATGGCTTTTAAAAAATTCGAAACATATTTTACGGACGGACGACAACAAACTGATTTCACAAATCATCTATGCCGTTTCTACCCATCCAAAAAATTTACTCAGCTAA
- a CDS encoding phospholipase D-like domain-containing protein — translation MRILSFFILIVISNQLFAQNTIEDARRQNIGSTVTVSGIVINDDELGLIRYIQDATAGIAVYDDKLSTTQKGDSITLSGTLDDYNNLLEIKDVSTYTKHSSGHILPGPKILSIVQIGESYEGQLVRINSIEFSNAGGTFSGNTNYTFSDGSTTGELRISSSSSIVGQAIPSGKFSLIAICSQYSYENNDTRNGYQLLPRDMNDFISSNSVNFTSSINAVDISKNSITLGWSTDAGAFPFVRYGNENTSAALSNYKSGDSTTSEDENVHVAEITGLQASEIIYAQAFMVLESDTVYSNINAYVTESNSSGRINVYFNTNVDNTLATETDAMDIGNFMEDTLAAYINQAEESIDLCIYNFDNNTVSTALNAAFDRGVSVRVITCGSTSHYSINDLNSGISVLERPETSTGGIMHNKFAIFDGNSNDANKAWIWSGSTNLTQTQLFSDANNMIFIQDQSLAKTYEIEFEEMWGSTGNQANSGNAKFGAAKTNNTPHDLMIGGNRVECYFSPSDNTNQKLIDAISTADFTLDVQTMIITRSDLADAIMAAQDRGTEVNVITDDERDNTETVNTILGGLPSGKYIFDDKASATLHHKMAIIDAKETTSDPQVITGSHNWSNSANDRNDENTLIIHNADITNQYYQQFAYRFEQNGGKLVLAASEIEIENLKIYPNPTQNRIYIGSNELIKTISLYSIQGTLILQANPEFGERSVLDLTSQKSGIYILKVEDSNHRANTYKIVKK, via the coding sequence GTGAGAATTCTATCTTTTTTCATTTTGATTGTAATCAGCAATCAACTTTTTGCACAAAATACCATTGAAGATGCGCGTCGTCAAAATATTGGGTCTACCGTTACTGTTTCGGGGATTGTTATCAATGATGATGAATTGGGTTTAATCCGGTATATTCAAGATGCCACAGCTGGAATTGCAGTGTACGATGACAAACTGAGTACGACTCAGAAAGGAGACTCGATAACACTTTCCGGCACTTTAGACGACTACAACAATCTACTGGAAATAAAAGATGTAAGTACTTACACAAAACATTCATCGGGGCATATACTTCCGGGCCCCAAAATACTAAGCATCGTCCAAATTGGTGAAAGCTACGAAGGACAGCTTGTTCGAATAAATTCAATTGAGTTTTCAAATGCAGGAGGAACTTTTTCCGGAAATACAAACTATACTTTTTCCGATGGTTCAACTACCGGAGAATTAAGAATTAGCTCAAGCAGTTCAATTGTTGGGCAAGCCATACCTTCCGGAAAATTTAGTTTGATTGCAATCTGCTCACAATATTCATACGAAAACAACGACACGCGGAATGGCTACCAGTTACTACCCCGCGACATGAACGATTTTATATCATCCAACTCTGTCAATTTTACTTCGTCTATTAATGCAGTTGATATCAGCAAAAATTCGATAACTCTTGGCTGGAGTACCGATGCAGGAGCATTCCCGTTTGTAAGATATGGAAACGAAAATACCAGCGCTGCGTTAAGCAATTACAAATCCGGCGATTCTACCACTTCGGAAGATGAAAATGTACATGTTGCTGAAATTACTGGCCTGCAGGCTTCTGAAATAATTTATGCCCAGGCCTTTATGGTTCTTGAATCCGACACAGTTTATTCGAATATAAATGCTTATGTTACCGAATCGAATTCTAGCGGCCGGATAAATGTATATTTTAACACAAACGTGGACAATACCCTTGCAACAGAAACAGATGCCATGGACATTGGCAATTTTATGGAAGATACTTTAGCTGCCTACATTAATCAAGCTGAAGAATCGATTGATTTGTGTATTTATAATTTCGACAACAACACAGTTAGCACTGCGTTAAATGCTGCATTCGACAGAGGTGTTTCGGTTCGGGTAATTACCTGTGGGTCAACAAGTCATTACAGCATAAACGATTTAAATTCAGGCATTTCAGTTTTGGAACGACCGGAAACTTCAACTGGTGGTATAATGCACAACAAATTTGCCATTTTCGATGGAAATTCGAACGACGCAAACAAAGCCTGGATTTGGTCGGGTTCAACCAACCTTACTCAAACTCAACTCTTCTCCGATGCCAACAATATGATCTTTATCCAGGACCAGTCGCTGGCAAAAACTTACGAAATTGAGTTTGAGGAAATGTGGGGAAGTACCGGTAATCAAGCCAACTCCGGAAATGCAAAATTTGGTGCTGCAAAAACAAACAATACGCCTCACGATTTAATGATTGGAGGTAATCGCGTAGAATGCTATTTTAGTCCGTCGGACAATACCAATCAGAAACTAATTGATGCCATATCAACTGCCGACTTTACTCTGGATGTGCAGACCATGATTATTACCCGTTCTGATTTGGCAGATGCAATAATGGCGGCACAAGACCGGGGAACAGAAGTGAATGTTATTACCGACGATGAAAGAGATAACACCGAAACTGTAAATACAATTTTAGGAGGGCTGCCATCGGGTAAATATATTTTTGATGACAAGGCAAGTGCCACACTTCACCATAAGATGGCTATTATAGATGCCAAAGAAACGACTTCTGACCCGCAGGTAATTACCGGAAGCCACAACTGGAGTAATTCGGCCAACGACAGAAACGATGAAAATACACTGATTATCCACAATGCCGATATTACCAACCAATACTACCAGCAATTTGCGTACAGGTTCGAACAAAACGGAGGGAAATTGGTGCTTGCCGCTTCTGAAATTGAAATTGAAAACCTAAAAATTTATCCCAATCCGACGCAAAACCGTATTTACATTGGTTCTAACGAACTTATTAAAACCATTTCACTTTACTCCATTCAAGGAACTCTGATATTGCAGGCAAATCCTGAATTTGGTGAGAGAAGTGTGCTGGATTTAACTTCACAAAAAAGTGGTATTTACATTCTTAAGGTTGAAGATTCAAACCACAGGGCGAACACATATAAAATAGTTAAAAAGTAG
- a CDS encoding CatB-related O-acetyltransferase has translation MNIPNKEKIHPLENYNRMVFLKNIISNPNIIVGDYTYYDDFENPDNFEKNVKYHFEFIGDKLIIGKFCMIASDVTFIMNGANHLSKSISSYPFSIFGGEWTDAMEGKSYPIKGDTIIGNDVWLGYNVTVMPGVTIGNGAIVAAHSTVVKNVEPYSIVGGNPAKLIRKRFSKEQIEILCQLKWWNWDIEKITRSVKILTGNDINALRELR, from the coding sequence ATGAACATTCCCAACAAAGAAAAAATCCATCCTCTGGAGAATTACAACAGAATGGTTTTTCTTAAAAACATTATCTCTAATCCAAATATTATTGTTGGTGATTATACTTATTATGACGATTTTGAAAATCCTGACAACTTTGAAAAGAATGTAAAATACCATTTTGAATTTATTGGCGACAAGCTCATAATCGGGAAGTTTTGTATGATTGCGTCTGACGTAACTTTTATAATGAACGGCGCCAACCACCTGAGCAAATCCATTAGTTCTTATCCCTTCAGTATTTTTGGTGGCGAATGGACAGATGCAATGGAGGGCAAGTCGTACCCCATAAAAGGCGACACCATAATTGGCAACGATGTTTGGCTGGGCTACAATGTTACTGTAATGCCTGGTGTAACAATTGGCAATGGAGCCATTGTCGCCGCACATTCAACTGTGGTTAAAAATGTTGAGCCTTATTCCATTGTTGGAGGCAATCCCGCCAAACTTATCAGGAAACGATTTTCTAAGGAACAAATCGAAATTCTTTGCCAGCTAAAATGGTGGAACTGGGATATTGAAAAAATCACCCGGTCGGTAAAAATCCTGACCGGGAATGACATAAATGCTCTTCGGGAATTACGATAA
- a CDS encoding T9SS type A sorting domain-containing protein gives MKKYILVVLILLFILPAFSESSWDISTTEKEKIEADLKIYPNPCKNSKVTVDFNSNEIAEVTLTNITGKQVLRKEYEFPTYKTQLLLNDIPDGLYLIQVVSSDKKTVVKKLIVSKN, from the coding sequence ATGAAAAAATATATACTTGTCGTTTTAATACTGTTATTTATCCTTCCCGCTTTTTCGGAAAGCAGTTGGGATATTTCAACAACTGAAAAAGAAAAAATAGAAGCTGACCTTAAGATTTATCCTAATCCTTGCAAAAACAGCAAAGTAACGGTGGATTTCAACTCGAACGAAATAGCCGAAGTTACGCTAACAAACATTACCGGGAAACAGGTACTTCGCAAAGAATACGAATTCCCAACCTATAAAACGCAACTCTTGTTAAACGATATTCCTGATGGGTTATACCTAATACAGGTTGTGAGCTCAGATAAAAAAACAGTGGTTAAAAAACTGATCGTATCAAAAAACTAG
- a CDS encoding response regulator transcription factor — protein sequence MEQKTKLLLAEDDENLGLLLKEYLVAKGFDADLYPDGEAAYKGFMKEHYDICILDVMMPKKDGFTLAKDIKIVNAEIPVLFLTAKNMKEDVLEGFKLGADDYITKPFSMEELIMRIEAILRRTSQEGQASTQQVFTLGKFTFDTRKQTLSDDDDSVKLTTKESDLLKLLCQNANKVLERNYALKSIWIDDNYFNARSMDVYITKLRKHLKDEPTVEIINVHGKGYKLIV from the coding sequence ATGGAACAAAAAACAAAATTATTACTGGCAGAAGACGATGAGAATTTGGGCTTATTGTTAAAAGAATATTTGGTAGCCAAAGGTTTCGATGCCGATTTGTATCCGGACGGAGAAGCTGCCTATAAAGGTTTTATGAAAGAGCATTACGACATCTGCATATTGGATGTGATGATGCCGAAAAAAGATGGATTTACACTGGCAAAAGACATTAAAATTGTAAACGCCGAAATTCCTGTACTTTTTCTCACCGCTAAAAATATGAAAGAGGATGTATTGGAAGGTTTCAAACTTGGAGCCGACGATTACATTACAAAACCATTTAGCATGGAAGAGTTGATAATGCGAATTGAAGCTATTTTGCGTCGTACTTCGCAGGAAGGGCAGGCTAGCACGCAGCAGGTTTTTACGCTGGGTAAATTTACTTTCGATACACGTAAACAAACCCTTTCAGACGATGACGATTCGGTGAAACTAACCACAAAAGAATCGGACCTGTTAAAATTACTTTGCCAAAATGCCAACAAAGTTTTAGAGCGTAATTATGCTTTAAAATCAATTTGGATCGACGATAATTACTTTAATGCGCGAAGCATGGATGTTTACATTACCAAATTGCGCAAACATTTAAAAGATGAACCAACCGTTGAAATTATAAACGTTCACGGAAAAGGATATAAACTTATTGTTTGA
- the rbsK gene encoding ribokinase, whose amino-acid sequence MKKIVVVGSSNIDLIMKMERLPERGETVSGSDFFKVFGGKGANQAVAAARAGGNVVFVSCVGDDEDVPQMIRNYSDNGIDTSFIFREKEIASGHALIMIGANGENCISVAPGANSMLSTVKIQQAFSMIEGAEMILVQYEIPEKTLKYVIDIATSKDIPLVCNFAPAQEFDSSYLSKITTLIVNETEAGFLSKVQIRSESDVEKAARILTEKGVNRIIITLGEKGVYAFDKINKFYVPAFQVSAVDTTAAGDTFCGSFLVALVEGQEIQPALRFASAASAIAVTRIGAQPSIPTRDEIERFLKEH is encoded by the coding sequence ATGAAAAAGATTGTAGTTGTTGGTAGTTCCAACATTGATTTAATAATGAAAATGGAACGGCTTCCTGAAAGAGGGGAGACAGTTAGCGGATCCGATTTTTTTAAGGTGTTTGGTGGCAAGGGAGCCAACCAGGCAGTGGCGGCAGCCCGGGCAGGTGGTAATGTGGTTTTTGTTAGCTGCGTTGGCGATGATGAAGATGTACCACAAATGATTCGGAACTATTCTGACAATGGTATCGACACAAGTTTTATTTTTCGTGAGAAAGAAATTGCAAGCGGGCATGCTCTTATTATGATCGGAGCCAATGGCGAAAATTGTATTTCAGTAGCTCCGGGGGCTAATTCAATGCTAAGTACCGTTAAAATACAACAGGCATTTTCAATGATTGAAGGAGCCGAAATGATTTTGGTACAATACGAAATTCCGGAAAAAACATTAAAGTATGTTATTGATATTGCTACATCAAAAGATATTCCTTTGGTGTGCAATTTTGCTCCAGCACAGGAATTTGATTCCTCATATCTGTCGAAAATTACAACACTGATTGTTAATGAAACTGAAGCTGGTTTTTTATCAAAAGTACAGATTCGAAGTGAAAGTGATGTTGAGAAGGCAGCCCGTATTTTAACAGAAAAAGGTGTGAACCGGATTATTATTACTTTGGGAGAAAAAGGAGTTTATGCATTCGATAAAATTAACAAGTTTTATGTTCCGGCCTTTCAGGTTAGTGCTGTTGATACAACTGCCGCAGGCGATACTTTTTGCGGAAGTTTCCTGGTTGCTTTAGTTGAAGGGCAAGAAATACAGCCTGCTTTGCGATTTGCCAGTGCAGCATCAGCAATTGCTGTTACCCGCATTGGAGCACAACCATCCATTCCAACCCGTGATGAAATTGAACGATTTCTGAAAGAACACTAA
- the lepA gene encoding translation elongation factor 4, translating into MENIRNFCIIAHIDHGKSTLADRLLEFTKTVGERDMHAQVLDNMELEQERGITIKSHAIQMDYLYEGTEYKLNLIDTPGHVDFSYEVSRSIAACEGALLIVDATQGIQAQTISNLYLAIENDLEIIPILNKMDLPNAMPDEVEEQIIDLIGCDLEDIIRASGKTGEGVEEILESIIKKVPHPKGDPKAPLQALIFDSVFNSFRGIIAYFKVINGEIRKKDLVKFVATEKEYYADEVGVLKLALAPKDVLGPGDVGYIISGIKTAKEVKVGDTITHVKNPCKEAIDGFEEVKPMVFAGVYPIDAEDYEDLRYAMDKLQLNDASLTFEPESSAALGFGFRCGFLGMLHMEIIQERLDREFDMNVITTVPNVSYQAHLTNGSTITVYNPSGMPASTTVDEIDEPYIRANIITASNFIGPVMNLCLDKRGELVSQNYLTSERAELVFNIPLGEIVFDFYDKLKSISKGYASFDYHMNGYKPAKLVRLDILLNGEMVDALSTLIHFDNAAPFGRRMCEKLKELIPRQQFDIAIQAAIGAKIIARETVKAVRKDVTAKCYGGDITRKRKLLEKQKKGKKRMKQIGNVEVPQKAFLAVLKLD; encoded by the coding sequence ATGGAGAATATTCGTAATTTTTGCATAATTGCACACATTGACCATGGTAAGAGTACGCTAGCCGACCGACTTTTGGAATTTACCAAAACAGTTGGCGAACGAGACATGCACGCCCAGGTTCTTGACAATATGGAATTGGAACAGGAACGTGGAATTACGATAAAAAGCCATGCTATCCAAATGGATTATTTATATGAAGGTACTGAGTACAAACTCAACCTGATTGATACTCCCGGGCATGTTGATTTCTCGTACGAAGTATCGCGTTCGATAGCAGCTTGCGAGGGAGCACTGCTTATTGTTGATGCCACACAAGGAATTCAGGCCCAAACTATTTCCAATTTATATTTGGCTATTGAAAATGATTTGGAAATTATTCCTATCCTCAATAAAATGGATTTGCCCAACGCCATGCCCGATGAAGTTGAGGAGCAAATAATTGATTTAATTGGTTGCGACCTGGAAGATATTATTCGTGCCAGCGGGAAAACCGGAGAAGGAGTTGAAGAGATACTTGAATCTATAATAAAAAAAGTCCCTCATCCGAAAGGCGATCCGAAAGCTCCATTGCAAGCACTTATTTTTGACTCGGTATTTAATTCTTTCAGAGGAATTATCGCCTATTTCAAAGTTATTAACGGCGAAATTCGCAAAAAGGATTTGGTAAAATTTGTCGCAACTGAGAAAGAATATTATGCTGACGAAGTTGGCGTTTTAAAACTGGCTTTGGCACCAAAGGATGTTTTGGGACCGGGCGATGTGGGGTATATAATATCGGGGATAAAAACAGCCAAAGAAGTAAAAGTTGGAGATACCATAACACATGTAAAAAATCCCTGCAAAGAAGCAATTGATGGATTTGAAGAAGTAAAACCCATGGTTTTTGCAGGTGTTTATCCTATTGACGCCGAAGATTATGAAGACCTAAGGTATGCAATGGATAAGCTTCAGCTAAATGATGCATCGCTTACTTTTGAGCCGGAATCATCAGCAGCACTTGGATTTGGGTTTAGGTGTGGATTTTTGGGGATGCTACACATGGAAATCATTCAGGAACGACTGGATCGCGAATTCGACATGAATGTTATTACAACTGTACCCAACGTTTCGTACCAGGCGCATTTAACAAATGGATCAACCATTACTGTTTACAACCCTTCGGGGATGCCTGCCTCAACAACAGTTGACGAAATTGACGAACCTTATATTCGTGCAAATATTATTACAGCTTCAAACTTTATTGGTCCGGTAATGAATTTGTGCCTCGATAAACGTGGTGAATTGGTAAGCCAGAACTATTTAACATCGGAACGTGCCGAATTGGTTTTTAACATTCCGCTGGGCGAAATTGTATTCGATTTTTACGACAAGCTAAAAAGTATATCAAAAGGTTATGCATCGTTCGACTATCATATGAATGGATACAAACCTGCCAAATTAGTTCGTTTAGACATTCTTTTAAATGGCGAAATGGTAGATGCACTTTCAACCTTAATACATTTCGACAATGCCGCTCCTTTTGGACGCCGTATGTGTGAAAAGCTGAAAGAATTAATTCCAAGGCAGCAGTTTGATATAGCCATTCAGGCAGCCATTGGCGCAAAAATTATTGCCCGCGAAACGGTAAAAGCGGTTCGTAAAGATGTTACGGCAAAATGTTATGGTGGCGATATAACCCGTAAACGTAAATTACTGGAGAAACAGAAAAAAGGGAAAAAACGAATGAAGCAGATTGGAAATGTAGAAGTTCCGCAAAAAGCTTTCCTTGCTGTTTTAAAGCTTGACTAA
- a CDS encoding serine hydrolase domain-containing protein, whose translation MYLSILNKSKQSLFLLALLMLTHCSSPTDIAEAKTEAEKLLQKEINKENVHNLFLNVYSPSLEIDWQYNYGKFKNGEAVTAANPFYTASIGKTFTAIAIAILVEEKRLKFEDKISNYLPEEIMLKLHVFDGKDISKEITIEQLLQHTSGLPDYFEGETTDGSPNVMEQLFTDQNKHWEPLETIALAKEKMKPLFEPVNGYNYTDTEYVLLGLIIEEVSKTPLHEFFRDRIFEPVNMVHTSMHLRSSPLKKTSRLSEIYVDDFEASSMKSLSADWAGGGLISTASDLIKFQHALFSGQLISVETLKTMQNWIPETYAMEYGFGLRKIAFRKLFPTLPDLTLVGHSGSTGSFMYYCPEMDVYLAGTLNQTDEVKNSVVLMVKILSGIYNTKDFDS comes from the coding sequence CTTTTCCTTTTGGCACTGCTGATGTTAACACATTGCAGTTCGCCAACAGACATTGCTGAAGCTAAAACGGAAGCTGAGAAACTGCTCCAAAAAGAGATAAATAAAGAGAATGTACACAACCTATTTTTAAACGTGTACTCTCCTTCTCTTGAGATTGACTGGCAGTATAACTACGGAAAATTTAAAAACGGGGAGGCAGTTACAGCTGCCAATCCGTTTTATACCGCCAGCATTGGAAAAACTTTTACCGCAATCGCCATTGCTATTTTGGTGGAAGAAAAACGTTTGAAGTTTGAAGATAAAATAAGCAACTACCTGCCTGAAGAAATCATGCTCAAACTTCATGTATTTGATGGAAAAGATATCTCTAAAGAAATAACCATCGAACAGCTTTTACAGCACACTTCGGGACTTCCCGACTACTTTGAAGGTGAAACAACAGATGGCAGTCCGAATGTTATGGAACAACTGTTTACTGACCAAAATAAACATTGGGAACCGTTGGAAACAATTGCACTGGCAAAGGAAAAAATGAAACCTTTGTTTGAACCCGTAAACGGATATAATTATACCGACACCGAATATGTTTTATTGGGACTTATAATTGAAGAAGTAAGCAAAACGCCACTCCATGAATTCTTTCGCGACCGCATTTTTGAACCGGTTAATATGGTACACACATCAATGCACCTTCGTTCTTCGCCGCTAAAAAAAACGTCACGTCTTTCCGAAATTTATGTTGACGATTTTGAGGCAAGTTCGATGAAAAGTTTAAGTGCCGACTGGGCTGGCGGAGGTTTGATTTCAACGGCAAGCGACTTAATTAAATTTCAACATGCTTTGTTTTCAGGACAACTAATTTCGGTAGAAACCTTAAAAACAATGCAAAACTGGATACCGGAAACGTATGCAATGGAGTACGGATTTGGCCTGCGAAAAATAGCATTTCGAAAACTCTTCCCAACATTACCCGATTTAACTTTAGTTGGGCACTCAGGAAGTACTGGTTCTTTTATGTATTACTGCCCCGAAATGGATGTCTATCTGGCCGGAACCTTAAATCAAACCGATGAAGTAAAAAACTCGGTTGTTTTAATGGTTAAAATACTTTCAGGCATTTACAATACAAAAGACTTTGATTCCTGA
- a CDS encoding aldo/keto reductase, giving the protein MADRRTFLKSLAGATAGISLTGSAFAKEFASDRLGEVLPKRKLGRTGEYVTMLGTGGYHIGWTTERDAQEVIEAALEGGVRFFDTAESYARGVSEERYGKYLTPKYRDLIFLMSKTTGSDAQTVQKHLEGTLNRLKVDQLDLYQVHAISTPGDVDSRIEKGVLDYLLKAKQQGKFKYLGFTGHQNPYAHVHMLERTKASDIFDTVLMPVNVLDASYFSFKENVMQKALDRNMGILSIKSLADGRFFAKKQEANWTSEDPLIPNYLSIKEAMHFVWSLPVTVLISGNENATFMREKVALARSFTKLSEEQRMALIDKVRDIAMTGKLEYFKNEKV; this is encoded by the coding sequence ATGGCTGACAGAAGAACATTTTTAAAATCGTTGGCAGGCGCAACAGCCGGAATTTCGCTGACAGGTTCAGCTTTTGCAAAAGAATTTGCAAGCGACCGCCTTGGAGAAGTACTACCAAAAAGAAAACTAGGGAGAACAGGAGAATATGTGACCATGCTGGGTACGGGAGGATACCATATTGGCTGGACTACGGAGCGGGATGCCCAGGAAGTAATTGAGGCAGCACTTGAAGGCGGCGTTCGTTTTTTCGATACGGCCGAAAGTTACGCGAGAGGAGTTAGTGAAGAACGCTATGGCAAATACCTCACTCCCAAATACCGCGACCTCATTTTTTTAATGTCGAAAACAACCGGATCTGATGCACAAACGGTTCAGAAACATTTGGAAGGAACTCTAAACAGGCTTAAGGTCGATCAACTCGACTTGTATCAGGTTCATGCCATTAGTACTCCAGGAGATGTGGACAGCCGAATTGAGAAAGGAGTTCTCGATTATTTACTAAAAGCCAAACAGCAAGGAAAGTTTAAATACCTTGGTTTTACCGGTCATCAAAATCCATATGCACACGTTCATATGCTCGAACGAACAAAAGCAAGCGATATTTTTGATACAGTTTTGATGCCCGTTAATGTGCTTGATGCCTCTTATTTTAGTTTTAAAGAGAATGTGATGCAGAAAGCACTCGATAGAAACATGGGAATACTTTCGATAAAATCGTTGGCTGACGGACGTTTTTTTGCAAAAAAGCAAGAAGCCAACTGGACATCGGAAGATCCTCTGATTCCGAATTACCTGAGCATAAAAGAAGCAATGCATTTTGTTTGGTCGCTTCCGGTCACAGTTCTGATCTCAGGAAATGAAAATGCAACATTTATGCGCGAAAAAGTTGCACTGGCCCGTTCATTCACCAAACTGTCGGAAGAACAAAGAATGGCATTGATCGACAAAGTTCGCGACATTGCAATGACGGGCAAATTAGAGTATTTTAAAAACGAGAAAGTGTAA
- a CDS encoding SDR family oxidoreductase, producing MTKVAIAGSTGYLGKYLVQVFLQQKLDVIALARNLDKLTKVNDEHLQKIQVDFTNPQSMAGTLKEADYLISTVGITRQKDGLSYMDVDYQANSNLLAEAQKAGVKKFIYVSVLNGTDLRNLKICEAKERFVDELKISGINYTVIRPSGFFSDMTDILNMAQKGRVYLFGNGECKLNPIHGKDLANLCFETLHSNTPEIEVGGPEIFTQNELATLAFKTWGRNTKISYLPNWLRKSIIGISRTFFSSKTYGPVEFFLTAMASDMIAPKYGKERLEDFYSTIVSKKITMS from the coding sequence ATGACAAAAGTAGCAATCGCAGGATCAACAGGTTATTTAGGAAAGTACCTGGTTCAGGTATTTTTACAACAAAAACTGGATGTAATTGCCCTGGCCAGAAACCTTGATAAACTTACCAAAGTTAATGATGAGCATTTACAAAAAATACAGGTCGATTTTACAAATCCCCAATCGATGGCAGGCACTTTAAAAGAGGCCGATTATTTGATAAGCACAGTAGGAATTACCCGTCAGAAAGATGGATTAAGTTACATGGATGTTGATTACCAGGCCAACTCCAATTTATTGGCTGAAGCACAAAAAGCAGGCGTAAAAAAGTTTATCTATGTTTCGGTTTTAAACGGAACCGACCTGCGTAATTTAAAAATTTGTGAGGCAAAAGAACGCTTTGTTGATGAACTGAAAATTTCTGGAATAAACTACACCGTAATACGCCCAAGCGGTTTTTTCTCCGACATGACTGATATATTGAATATGGCCCAAAAGGGAAGAGTTTACTTGTTTGGCAATGGCGAATGTAAATTGAATCCAATCCACGGAAAAGATTTAGCAAATCTTTGTTTCGAAACGCTGCACTCGAACACCCCTGAAATAGAAGTGGGTGGACCCGAAATTTTCACTCAAAACGAACTGGCAACTCTGGCTTTTAAAACCTGGGGCAGAAACACAAAAATAAGCTACCTCCCGAACTGGCTGCGAAAAAGTATTATTGGAATAAGCCGCACTTTTTTTAGCTCAAAAACGTATGGACCCGTTGAATTTTTTCTTACAGCCATGGCGTCGGATATGATAGCTCCTAAATATGGGAAAGAACGTCTGGAAGATTTTTATTCGACAATAGTCTCAAAAAAAATAACCATGAGTTAA